CTAAAAGCTAAATGCCGGGAAAAGTCACAcaaagcgtttttttttttactttttactttttgttcgTACCTCTTTATTCgcttctcttctttttttttttttgtgtatctCCATTGTTCAGGTTTTTGTTACTTCTGGAAATCTTGCATAACTTGGTAGGTACACACACAGcgaaaagaaaactaaataaaatataataataatatgtacaagcgcacaaaatcaaataataaccCGACTGTgtcgtatgtatgtatgtatatacatgcctgtacaagtatacatatatgtatatgtatatgtatatttatatatatgctatgcatgcatatatgtaatCAGCATGAAACTATGTGTAGATTGTATAATTTGGTGTATGGGCGGCTGCTGTAATCGCCAGTAATCATTTAAGCCGGCGCCCAGCTACCGAAACAGacgacacacgcacacacacacacatgtataaatacatatgtttaaacatatttaggtgtatatgtatgtatgtatgtggctGTCAATTCAACTCAAAACGCTGTGTGCAAGCATCTGTGTAATCGTAATTGTCAGCTACGATATGTGACTACCCTTTACgataacatacatatacatatacgatATGCAAAAGGCACTGTTGATTGGCGGGTGAAGGGGTAATGTGTGTAAAGCTGGGTTAGTAGTTCACCTGTTGATTGCATTGTCGGTCGCGACCGCACAGTAAGTGAAAtttgatacacacacacacacacacacacacacacacacacacacacacacacacacacacacactacacacacacgcagacaacACACTGATTTATCAATATAACGGCGCTtttgcaactgcaattgcacAAGCCATGCAAAAGAAAAGGCATACACATATGCCCAAAGAGAGACACGTTCACTTTAACCTCACTTTAATTAAGTTGGCCGTGACGTCACACGCGCTGACAGACAaggcaatatatatgtatgtatatgaacTTTGTTTTAGATAAAACCAAGTAGCACATATCGCATATTGTTACTGACATCTGCGCGTACAGTGGCCACACGATGACGTGACCAACTTTATGGAAGCTAATCACTGAAACTGCCACCATTTACGGTCCGACCAttaaatcaatcaatatcgTAGCCAGCTAAACGCTTGGCACTAAAGCTGAAGACATCCTAACATTGATGTGCCTATGACATTGTCACGCATCTCTCAAAGTCACAATTAATACGAAACATTTTGGGTTTGAGCGCCAGGCACAGTGTTTCACATAGCGAAAAAATAACTTACAATCTGAGAGAATACCATTAATTTAAGTATATGATAGAGTAGTGGGATCGACTTAATATAGCGGGGCTAGATTAGTCAGTGctttttcaaaataataatagtttatAACTATTTATCCTTTGTTGatattaataatgataataataacaacaatgattatagtaatactaataataataataatactaataataataatactaataataatgacaataattaaaatattgagAATGATATTGggaataataaaatactaatgagaatgatgataataataataataataataataataataataataataataatgacaataatgacaataataataataataatgacaataataatgataatgataatgttaatgataatgataatgataatgatcatgataatgataataacaataataataataataatattaaaaataatgacaatgacaataataatgataatgataatgataaaaccaataataataataataataataataataataataataataataataatagtaaaactaataataataataataataataataataataacaataataataataataatagtataataataatgttgataataataattcacaCTAAACTAGCAGACGTCAAACTATTTTGCAACACTGGAAATAAGTTTAGCTTCTCTCTTCTATATCTGATTCTGATACTGTTTAAGTGATTCCATTTAAAATTGGTTTTGTAAATCTATAGATAATAGTATTTTGAGTTATATTTTCGGGCTCAAGCTCTGCTTAAAGAGCTTAGcaaatttagcaaattaaacTAGATTAAATAGGTCGACAATCCTCagttttatatgcaaattgcgattgcgatttcgatttcgatagCTTAAATTCGCTCAAGTTATTCCATAAGCAATTGAACTTAATTAAAAGTGCATAAAATGCATTGCAATTGTCTGGGTATTTCTGAGAAAAACCCTATTCCAGCAGTTCCGCTCGTTTCTAATGGACACAACCAAATGTGTTTCCATCTCAAATttgtaaaacttttaaaaCTACTGACGTGCTTCTTCCTCAGTTTTTTTTACTATGTGTAATATTAGCAAGCGCTATTCAAGAAATTCAATTCATGTTCTCAATTGCATTCGTTTATGGCATGCAATATGCATTAATACTGTTTGTTTATAATTCCAGTCTCGACTTGCACATAGTGCATCGAATCGCATTACCCAAACAATATCGAAGAGGGTTTCATTCATAACTCTATGTGTTTTGCCAGTTGTAAACACATTGCGCACAGTTCGAGTTACACTCACTGTTGCTGCCAGCGAGTCTTTACTGTAGCCACCGTGATGGCCAAAGCGGCCACTTAGTGGGTCAATCCCGGAGACGGGGGCAACCACTGTCATTGCTGTGGCGTCATCTTTTAACAATTAATCGATGCCAAAAAGTCGCCGCTCGTATTAGAATTAAGTAATCGGAATTGTTTGACATGCGCTGCAATTGCCTGAGCCACATATGtgcgcatgtatgtgtgcacatatGTCACATATGTCGCTTAGAATATGGGATTGTAAGGTCAACCCGATGCCAATAGATGACGTAGCCACAGCAGGCAATTAAAGATTCATTCGTCTTACTGCACAGATTGCCATATAGACAGGGACATATGCATATcattataaatatgaaaaaagtAACTAGCGTACAGCGCGCGACTGCTAGATACCCTCTAATTTTCTAGTATATGATATTGATTGAATGAtgagattaaatgttaaaaaagatTCGAATCGAAAAGTGAATGAAATCTTTCATCTATTTATAGAAGATACTAAATATACTAAGCTGGGTAGATAGGTCTTGTTCTGAGAATTGAATAGATTAGAcaagtatgtatgcatgtactcATAGATATCCTGCTTATAGATATCATCTATGCAAAGCCTTCTCTTGTTTAGCACGGTTATAAGcacataaatgtatatatatatatatatatatatatatacatttatgagTCAACTCCATTTGCAAGCCATTTAAACTGATTACTGGgtataaaagaaaagcaaagaaTAAACGTAGAAGCATAATGAGAAAATATATCTTAGGCATTTCTTAGCGCATGCtcgtaaataaaaacaaacacttgAGCCGGCTGGGCGAGCTCTCTAAGTAGTAATGAGTACTATGCGAGCAGAgatcaaacaaaacaaaaccaaaagccACAAACAGACGGGGAATCGAGACCAAGACACTTGGCCAGCTGAAAGATTACATTCGGCCAGACGAagagatacaaaaaaaaaacaaaagatacttgaaagtGTTGCGCAATTTATTGTGCGTGCGTACCAGAGACTCGCAGATAGATTTGTAcgcatacatgtatgcatgtatgtaagtatgtaagtatgtacgtatgtatgtacatacataaagtACGCGTAGTGCGTACTACACATAATCACACGAAGTATTTGCCGActccaatttcaatttcacgTCCAATTGGAATTCTCATTCCCAATCCAATTTGAAGCCAAGTCACGAGGGCCTCTGAGCACCGGTTTTAATCAGAGCCCAAGATATACTAGCGTATTGTACAAGTGCTTTgaattggtttatttatttatttcttttttttttttttttttgatttcaatATTGCTTTTTGCATTTAGTAGTTGCTCGAGCTTCCAAGTAAATCTTGGCCTTGCGCTGTCGCTGGCATAAATCCAGCTGGGCTACGTACAAAGTTTATGGGATCATCGAGCCGAGTAACTAACGTTCAAATTTTTGAGGAAACGAAAACCAGTTTTCTAaatgtgctgtgctgtgcttgACTCTCAAGTTCACTTGAGCAATTTCTTAAAAGGCAAAATGAACAAGAGGAAGAACAACACTGCTGCGATCTGTTATTAGATACATCACAAATTATACCCTATACAACAGCTAAATAGAAAGGCTATCACAGCGCAGAGTTGACCGTACGCAACATACAGGGAATTCCTCCAGTtatcttaaatatatacttaatatcGCTGATGCTAATACACTTATATGCTTAAATATTCAAGCAACAGAGAGTCCATTCAGTTTTGTGTCCATTTCTATGGGCCTTCACTTTAAAGTTATTGAAGAAACAGCTTTTTTTGAGAAATGCTATGGAAAATTCTATCGATCATTTTGATAGTGTTGTAAAGTGTTGTCAGGACTAATCTAAATGCATTGTCtctaaaaaacatatttgtggCAATTTTCtataaacttttatttaaattaaattatgtatTACCAGACGAAAAACTTTGTTCAAATATCGAAAGTTCTATCGATAATATTGACAGTGTTGTTAAGTTGGTTAAGACTCATTTTTCATGCGTCATTtcttttatatgcatttatatagtatatgtatttaatatgtttattttgttagATCCAAAAATGATTCTTATCACCCATTTTCTGGAAAGTGCCCGCAATCATTTCATGCAGAGTATCTGCTACGCGGGAATCTTGAGGCGTTAGAGCCATAAAAAGCTGCAATATCATGTATCGGCTAAGCGAAACGGGATTTGcctcttgaaaacaaaaaacaaaacaaaaaatcaaaacaaaaaaaacataattattGATCGGGAGTGGAACCACTCTCTTAGCTGGCGCTATGTCCAGAAATGGAGTTTACGGTCAGCTCAATGCCTCGACAAGGTTTCCATACATTGCTTTTGCAGTATGCACGATCCGAAAACAGGCATGAGAAATTGCCAAGTCGCTgtagatacaaatgtatcttatGCCTTTTGTATTGTACGGTTAAGCGGACGGTACGGCAATCCGTCTGTCCGGCTGTCCGACGATCCGGGGCGATACGGGGCATGTGTTTGCCTTTATTGAGGTCGATTGTTCATTTATCGTCAATGTCAGTCATCAGTTGGGCTGTGTTGGGCgcgtgttttgttgtttttacgcATTCCCTTGCGtgtattttgtttacaaacgCGATGCGTTCATTACAAGAGTAGAGCCAAGTGCAGGCAACCGGGAGCTGGGCCAGATCTGGGCGACGATGGCTACTCCAAAGAAAACCTAATTTAGGTGTTTCACAATACAAACAGCTGGAGTTTACATCtatctttcttcttttttttttttttctttctccaTTCTTTTTGGCCATTTACAGTGTGCTATAAACACACAATTAGTGTTGGAAACAtgtttacacacacatgcacacccaTCAAATGGGCAGCTGCGGCAAAGCCAATCGATAAAGCTTGTCTAGACTCCATAGATTCTTAGTCCtatcttttggtttttttttttttttggcaggaCTTTGTCCTGTTGCTGCCAGCGTCTGGACTAAGATTTGTATCTAAAtgtcatatatacatatatatatatttgtgtgtgtttgtatctgtgtgtgtgtatcttaaCTGCAAGCTGGCGcataaatcttttaatgcctctttgtgtgtgtgacaagCCATTGACTTTATGGCGCCGTCTCATGCGCCAAAACCTCAAATCTATAAATCATTTCGAGCgttcaaaaataaatcagCTATTTTCAAGCTAATTCAAAGAGTTAAGTTCAGAACTGATAAGTGGAAAATTAAAGTTGTGTACCATCAATTATTGCCAAATGAAATGCCATTATCGATGCCCAATTACAAAGTTTACAGCTTTTTGTAAAGTCTTGCAGTTCATGGCGATTATTCGAACAAAAGCGGAAATTTATTGCTTTAACAcaaataaatgatatattatatacaaaaatatctgtTTATAGGACCAAGACGAACACATGAAGGCAAGTTGAGAAACATTAAAGAACTTTTGACAGTGTAACTGCAATTGTGTCCAATCGAAACAATGTGCcaagatatttatattatgttgcaatataaaacaaatatatattttttaagttcgCAGTTGtgccaaaaatataatattttgaaatctcaaagtcaaataaaaattataagcaaaatgtgcaaacagcaaacaatTTGGAAAACATTTCCAATTGCATTTCTAATCCACAAACACTTCTTGGccatgtttatttttatgtttggcTTGGTTCGtagtttcttctttttttttttcagggGGTTGTTAGTTAATAGATGTCAAGCAGGGGTGGATTGCATGTGGCAAGGGTGGTGAATGTTGACCCCCCCCGCGTAACGTTTGTACAATTCCTTTGACTAAAGCGAAAAATTAAACGAAGGGTGGCACTTTTATGTGATTTCACAAGGTTTTCCTTCGACTTCTATTCCAGCTGTgctatacatgcatatatatatatatatatatatatgtatatatatacatatatattcacgCTTGATGTCTCGTAGATGGGCAAGTCGTTTTACAAAATGTGGGGAACACCTGTCCCGCTATTTCAATGGGTTCTTGTATACATAATGCGTAGAGAGCGTTTACATATagcatttatgtatatgtctgAGGAATCCGTAAAAAAAACTACTCAGACATCCCTGTCAAATTCGAAACCTTTAGAAACAAAATTAATGCCAGTTTTCTTGAACATTATATGAACAGATATTCGTGTTCGGAGCTGCAGACTTGCCTTTCCATCTAAACCTTTCACTACGAACTTGATATAAAGTTATTTTTGACATCCTATAGAGTATGTTGAGGGTATCTTGAACATCATATAAACAAATCTTGTTTGGGGCCAGACCCCCTAATATACTCTGCCTTTCCATACAAACCTTTCAAAACGAACATAATGTAATATTGCATTGAACATCATATGGACATATAATCTTGTTTAGGACTAGACATCATGATAAAGTCTACCTATCCATCTAAACGAACATGATTTGAGGGTATTTTGGACATCATAAAAACATATCTCTTTTAGTGCCACAACTCCTAATATACTCTGCCTTTTCAGCTAAACTATTCAAAACGAACTTTATGTAAAGTTATCTTGTACATTATATGTAAACAAACAATCTGGCTTAGAGCTAGACGTCTTAATATACTCCACCTTTTCATCTAATACTTAAATAACATGATTTGAAGGTATCTTGaacagcatatatatatgctatatatatatatatatcgtataaTCGTGTTTTCTAATATTGttttctaatattttttttctttatcacTTTCCCTGTTTCTTTCCCCGTTTCGCTCTCTTAATCGCATTCACTTCCTCCTACTCGAGCTCGCTCCTTTTCGAATAaccgcctttctatgcgattttcattgTTTTCATGTCAGTGTTGAGTAAAGTATGTATAagcgtatatgaatataacatttaaatgttttgtttaagtGATTAAAGAAAGAGCTGGGCTCTTTCCAACTCTCGTTTATTCCAACTAATACGCCCAACTTTAGCAAGGGCAACCTTGTCGGGATCATCTGTACTTAAGCAATGAATTCTAGACTGTTTTCGTAGAGTAACTACATGGAAAGCGATTAACATAGTGGCAAATGTGGCGCCTTGTCTGAACGACTGTGCGGGGTTTTGTggctttcaatttgcaatcGAATGGCGATTTCATGAAGCATACACTAAATGCGCAGCTACTCGTATCAAGGTGCACTAGATACTTACTGAaaagcagcaagaaaaaaaattgtacaacAAAGTCGGTCagatttgcatgcaaattggATGCAAGGCAGTTGAGAAATGCATCAAGTCGGTTAACAGCTGCTTGCAACCCCTCAAAACCCGATCGACCAGCTCGCCCAACCCCTCAAATGCACCCGCAACAGGGCAATCTGTGTGTTGAACTATTGTCACTGCTATGGCGTTAAATATGGGTGAAAAATATTGATTTCATTGGTAAACGAGGCTCATGAATACCTATTTatgctatatacatatatatatacgtatctatatacatattacatacacacatagatCGAAATTCTGCATTCGTTTAACCATATGCGCATTTCATTACCGCACAAAAGGTACGGGCAAAAGATTAGCTATCAAGTGACCcaaatacacactcacacacacacacacattgcacACAATTCATAACCATAGAAAACTcgatatacacatatataaattacctataaacatatacaatatatgtgCACATATTGAGTACATCTATGGCAGAGCCggaagaaataataataattatttagcAATTGCCtcgttttgcatttttcatcATTTGTGGCCCACAATTTCTTGGCCATGCCCTAAtgaacaataataaaagattTGAGAaaattttttgcaaaaatgtgccAAATATAGACCGGGGGGAGGTAgggaatacacacacacgcacacagatgtGCCAGCCAATTCATTTGAGGCCAAATGCTTGGGCAAAACAAGAATTTTCCGCAATTTTTGGGCTATTTGGTAATTTTTACCTGCTTATAAGGCATATGGCAAAATCAAACACAGATGTCTCTCGGTTTCTGAAGATGATTTTGTCCTCGAAAAGAATTCAAATTCCCGAAAACAaatgtataccctgtaccctgGGCAAATGAAGCTAAAACAAGAGAGTAAGATTTTGTGTCCCCCAAAAATACTTTTAGACGAAAGCAATATtatcgaccgattgttcctatgtcATTAACACTATCTGGGAACAGTTCTGGATCAGTTAAGGgtcagtttgtttttttttttttaaatatgtgcaCAGGGCAGCAAAAGATATTTGCAAAACGAGAAAAATGTTACAGACAAAAACTCACCTGTCAACCGATTCTTCCGATAGAGCTTAGCATATAGCTAGTGGTGcgatgttgataagattttgtaAAGACGTCATAAAGCTATGCAACTTTTTCGTTCAATTATTCCtagggcagctatatgatatagtggtccgttcCGGCCGTTTACAATATACACAAATactgcctgcaacagaaagacgAACCCATATCAAGTTTTATGATGATAGCTCTTAATGCTAAACAggaataaatataatttatgggcTCGGAAGTGTCAAAAAGCGTTTGATTTGATGATTTGAGGATTCGCTCTAAAAGGACTTTAAAACTAACCTAAGCTGATATAGCCCTATTGATTTCTTGTATAAACACACATACGAATGCCATCTTAAAGGGCTTTGAATTTGTTAACAATCGGACAATAAACACCGATTTTTATAATGTGGAGTAGATGGATAACTTTAATATGCAGCATATTCTAGGCTACAGGGTAACTCCTCGTCGAACAGCCTAGACTAaacgaaatttgtatgtactaAAGAATTGcctacaaaaactaaaaattcttGCTATACTTGTCTATAATTGCAGATTGCCAAACAATTTGAAGGCCCTTTATTAAAGGCTTAACGGCTGAAGAATAAGAATTGCAAGTACGAatgcaaatataaaagtataaaTCGATGatatgttaaataatatgttgttatttgttgtagATTTCTTCGTGCGGTTAATTGGCAACGATCTCAATGGTGGGCGGCTATGCAAAACTGATTTCCAGCTTTCTTCCACTCCAAATCCCTACATACTCCTCCCCCCTGTCCATTCTAGCCGAGCGTTATAGAAAAACATGTCTGAGACAATTGCCAGCGAGCGCAACTCCCAGGCAATTGGCACTCTAAACGATAATCTAGAGATTATCCAAGATATTGTCGATGGCAAAGTATTTAACGATTATATCGCAGATGATGAGACGTTGAAAATAATTGAACCGTTTGATAAGCCGGAGAATACGATtgacaattgcaacaacataTTGGAGAAGAGTCCGCTGGACAGGGAGAGCAGCAAGGTGAAAAAGTGCGTTACATTCAATCCGAACGATGAGAAAATCCGTAAGTTTACCACGGGCGAGCCGATCGTTGATCAACAGAATCCCTTCAAGAATGGTCACATAGCTGCTGGCCGGGATAAGAAGACGCCGCCGCCGGTGCCCACAAAGCGTTCCACGTTGAGTGTACGGAAAACGGTTACGCAACAGTTGCGTGAACGCGAACGCGAAAAGGAAAAGGAACGAGAAAAACTGAAGGAGCGTGAGCTCGAAGAGAAAAACCTTAGGGACAAGGAGCGCGAACAGCAAAAGAACGAAACGAACGCACGCAAAAAGAATGCCAGTAAAGTGAATCTGGGTGCTGATGAATTCATAACCACCGAGGAGGTACTTAATCAATCCAAATATGTTAAGACGTACATTAAAAATCCGGATGCTTACTTTGTATACGATCCCACGGTGCTCGCACGTCTGAAATTCGAGGAGCTGCGCGACATTGCCGGTAAAATACCCAAGCGAAAGCAAAATCTGGGCGCGCAGTCGTCGTTGGGTAATCGACGAGATCCCAAGACGCATTCAAAGCTGTCGAAGAATCAAGaggctaacaacaacaataataatattaataaaccgAAGATACCCACATTCAAGAAGTGCTCGAAACCAAATTATCCGGAATTGGCCAATCTGAAGATCAGAACTGGCACCGACTCCAACGGCGATTTCTTTAATCCCGCCGAGGTGaccaaaaatgccaaaaagtttGATGAGCGCGTCAAAAAGCTGCAAATCAGCTCCGACGACGATCTGGACGACATAGACGGACCCCTGACCAAAAGCGAGTCCAGCGACGAGCTCAACCAGCCGTCAAGTCCCGGCGTGCCTCAAGGGCCAAACGAGACCACAAGCATGACAAGCAACGGGAATAGTCCCGGCACCTTCACCAACACCATCAGTTCCGAAGAGTTCCAGGCGTACTTGGAACGCAAGGGTCTGGCGCTGATGCCCAAGCGGCACATTAATAGCTCAACGCCCAAATCgtcgccgacgccgacgccaacgacgacgacaacgccGACACGGTCAAGCACATTCCAAACGGCCGAGGAGCGCCGCCAACAGGTGGCCGAATCCTTGGCGGCTCTGCGCAAAAGCAACACCAAGAAGCTATCGGTGCTGCAGCGCCTCTCCAACAGTTTATTTGCGACGCGTCGCAAGACCACGCCCAAGGGCGCAATACCCATGCCGCGCACGGTTTACGGTGACGTCGATGACCATAAGAAATACAGTAGTACGCCGGCCGAGATGCGGCGTATACTGCTCGAAAGCCAAACGAATGGACGCCAGCCGAATGGCCAATTGAAGCAGGAAACTGGCATACAGCCACGTCCCGCCGCCAGATCCGGTGATTTGCTCAAACAAGCTGCGCCCAGGCCAAGTGAACGGAATACGGCGCCAATGATCAATGGCACATGGAAGCCGCAGGCGGATGGCAAGCTGGAGAATGCGCCATTCCAGCGTGGAGCGGAACGCCAGAGCCTGATACCCAGACGCGTCTCGCCCGAAGGCAATCTTAATCGTTTCAACCGATCGGCATCCATGGACCGCAATCAGATCAGATTGAATGGCCAACGCACACTGAGTCGGCTGGAGAGCGTGGGCCAACGGCGTTCCGTGGCATCCTGCATGTCCAGCGATGAGCGCAGCAGCTATCCCATTGCCACATCGACGCCAGTGAGAAAAACGCTGGAGCAGCAAAAGGGCGATGCGGCTAGCAATGAATGGGAGCAATTGCGCGCCATCAAGGAGGTGACCGATCGCCAGCTATACCACAAGGTgctccagcaacagcagcaacagcagcagcagcagcagcatcagcagcagcagcagcagcagcagcagcggcaacagcggcagAGTGAGGAGAACATTTATGAACATCTGCAGTCCAATCAGCTGATGAACGCTGCTCCGGCGCCGTACTTTGTGCGCGGCTCGCTGCAGCGGAACACCTTCTCCGGCATCAGCGGTCGCAATCGCCAGGTGATGATATTGGACGGCACGCCCATTGGACCAGCGTCAGGGCCagtgccaatgccaatgccagtTAATGTGAGCAATCAACagttgctgcaacaacagcagcagcaacagcagcagcagcagcagcaacaacaacagcagccgccgccgcgcTGCCAGAGCGTACTGGATGAGATGATCATGCCCAGCAATCAGGCGGCGACACGTCGCGGCTACGAGAGCGAGAATGAGACGCCAGTAGTACTGAGGCGCAAAGAGTCGAGCGCGGCGCGTCGCATTGGCGGCCTGTTGACGCGCGAAGAGATCCTGGAGAAGGTGAAAGAGTTTTGCCGCAAATCCATTAATCGCACGCCGCTGCCCGCCGCCAAAATGCAGCCCATTTACGAGcggcacaacaacagcaacaagaacggCGCCGACATTTCGCCCGTTTCGTACGCCTCCGTGGAGACGCACAAGCGACCCGCCTCACAGCTGAGCGCCAGGCCACAAGTGCCGCTGCGCGTGCAGAGCTTGCCGCGCTCTAGCTATGGTCCAGGCTCGGGCGGCGCCAATTGTGCCTCGCCTATCTATGCGCACGTGAACAAGCGCAACAGCCTGCTGTCCAATGACTCCGAGCAGTATGTGTCCAATCAACAGTTGCCGACTCAGCGCTCAATGCAAAATCCGCAGTCGCTGCTGACGCTTACACCAACGGAGTATGTGCTCATCCAGACGGAGGATGGCCTGCAGGCCGCCAAGTTAATTGACTATCACAATAGCAGCCTGTACATGCAGCCGCAATACATTCGCGCCAGTCCCCAGGGCTATGTGCGCATCGAGGAGCTGGCActcgcgcagcagcagcagcagcagcaggcacaggCGCAGGCACAGGCGCAggctcaacagcagcaggtgcagcagctgcagaatGGCCGTGCGACACCTCTCATACTTGATCGTTCCGGACAGCAGACCAGTCAGATCTATTGGACGCCGCAGCGTACCAACTTCAATCAGATGACTTTGCAGAAAAGTCCGCGCCGCGGCTCCGAACGCATGTATCCAATCCCAGCGCCCAGATTGCACATGCCCCAAAACTATGTGCTGGCGAATGGCCAGCCATATGCAACTGTTGTGCCGGCGCCCAGGAATCAGGTGCAGCACTGCAACAGGCAGCAATTGGCGCGAAACACATCTGATTGGGATTGCAGCTCCGAGGCGGACGAAATAAGGCGCATCATGGAGAAATCGTTGTAGGGTAAGTCTAATTTAAAGACTTCACAAACATTTGATGAATACACTTTTGGTCCGTCCACATTAAAATGAGCttcaaaattgtaatttgttCAATCTTCAATTTCACACATGTGGGCATTTTGAGTATTTTGCAATGTCTGTCATTTTTAGCCCAAAACTGAATTTGCTCACagaaaccacaaaaaaaaaaaaaaaaaataccaaaaaaccGTGACTTTATCGACtaaagttatcgatatcgCAGAACGAACCACATATGCAAGCGTGCGCTTGTTTGTATCTATGTTCGTGTAGTGCCAACACAAAGGTTGAGGCGTTTAGTGGAATTGCGACGTTCGCTTATTTCTGCGTCAAGTGCAGACAGTTATTATCTGTACACAACAATTGTCCAAAGATTCAAGGTCTATTGCTTATCAGGCGGGAGGCTGATAAATCTAA
This window of the Drosophila virilis strain 15010-1051.87 chromosome X, Dvir_AGI_RSII-ME, whole genome shotgun sequence genome carries:
- the LOC6636686 gene encoding transcription factor SPT20 homolog; protein product: MSETIASERNSQAIGTLNDNLEIIQDIVDGKVFNDYIADDETLKIIEPFDKPENTIDNCNNILEKSPLDRESSKVKKCVTFNPNDEKIRKFTTGEPIVDQQNPFKNGHIAAGRDKKTPPPVPTKRSTLSVRKTVTQQLREREREKEKEREKLKERELEEKNLRDKEREQQKNETNARKKNASKVNLGADEFITTEEVLNQSKYVKTYIKNPDAYFVYDPTVLARLKFEELRDIAGKIPKRKQNLGAQSSLGNRRDPKTHSKLSKNQEANNNNNNINKPKIPTFKKCSKPNYPELANLKIRTGTDSNGDFFNPAEVTKNAKKFDERVKKLQISSDDDLDDIDGPLTKSESSDELNQPSSPGVPQGPNETTSMTSNGNSPGTFTNTISSEEFQAYLERKGLALMPKRHINSSTPKSSPTPTPTTTTTPTRSSTFQTAEERRQQVAESLAALRKSNTKKLSVLQRLSNSLFATRRKTTPKGAIPMPRTVYGDVDDHKKYSSTPAEMRRILLESQTNGRQPNGQLKQETGIQPRPAARSGDLLKQAAPRPSERNTAPMINGTWKPQADGKLENAPFQRGAERQSLIPRRVSPEGNLNRFNRSASMDRNQIRLNGQRTLSRLESVGQRRSVASCMSSDERSSYPIATSTPVRKTLEQQKGDAASNEWEQLRAIKEVTDRQLYHKVLQQQQQQQQQQQHQQQQQQQQQRQQRQSEENIYEHLQSNQLMNAAPAPYFVRGSLQRNTFSGISGRNRQVMILDGTPIGPASGPVPMPMPVNVSNQQLLQQQQQQQQQQQQQQQQQPPPRCQSVLDEMIMPSNQAATRRGYESENETPVVLRRKESSAARRIGGLLTREEILEKVKEFCRKSINRTPLPAAKMQPIYERHNNSNKNGADISPVSYASVETHKRPASQLSARPQVPLRVQSLPRSSYGPGSGGANCASPIYAHVNKRNSLLSNDSEQYVSNQQLPTQRSMQNPQSLLTLTPTEYVLIQTEDGLQAAKLIDYHNSSLYMQPQYIRASPQGYVRIEELALAQQQQQQQAQAQAQAQAQQQQVQQLQNGRATPLILDRSGQQTSQIYWTPQRTNFNQMTLQKSPRRGSERMYPIPAPRLHMPQNYVLANGQPYATVVPAPRNQVQHCNRQQLARNTSDWDCSSEADEIRRIMEKSL